The following proteins are co-located in the Chaetodon auriga isolate fChaAug3 chromosome 23, fChaAug3.hap1, whole genome shotgun sequence genome:
- the LOC143316307 gene encoding uncharacterized protein LOC143316307, whose protein sequence is MSRKPNRQYLLCPLCLKTKDFLSVHLRRVCMKDSTPEAIGAAVEKAKKDVHDLLVSGRVFPYVLLRQILDDADPISRLTEELQRRHMVVTGIPPPLPNANVVARPSTTQTAESAAPETGESEPPDNTSVSSGKCFQFVSTVQWTTKNRKLMAQRGLYQRHSLDYPLLKDFGLYLERELCNENFKQEVENVARYLYYFDSQQPSLQFVRNREKIRQYLCELSRAKLTKQTQINYLKSLKRFLMYHTINTNLRREDQTLHGDCKDFIDYIGSLQKSFSKQVSKEITQKRHGRLTEKEQLTPRDCLAVLRAAKNDFLAVIGKVFEDKDATLELTECSFVVYYLQAVVILRHLQRPGVVEHMTVQEWVVRKKDTLGNAVIGVKEHKTAAQQVAMFALSQEEEFWFDMFYTRVRPQLLNSKKRKSDDAEVKQRFFISSTGRPIYNASNDLNRLHRKYKIESVTSQVARRVFETATKTLTDADKSLVADYLTHSTATAEKHYRMKETENIVRASHVLGALADDSSADSAEEGTSSGARRVCSAARTVGNVQMDVQAAYNRLLEHHPVTLDGDVPSKAERERASPDCQRALYERWLKAQMKLRKQHVLAYFCCRLPTENRVSAWIAKQGWTSNIPNAANIIRDWKPSGAEDATMDSTHIQKLTRSQKWRGLLVNAVEGKGKGVITTRRFQTGEVVCDYHGRVTTAKEGKKIHKNTSEEETGYMFFYRDKRGQPMCIDAHSGVCECHPGQQTVGRLINHSRKAANLRSRLFTMVTDGEETDIILFFATRNIDVNEELLFDYGASQKSFRGEGSGLAWPP, encoded by the exons ATGTCCAGGAAGCCCAACAGGCAGTATCTCCTTTGCCCGTTGTGCTTGAAGACCaaggacttcctgtctgtgcatCTGCGCCGGGTCTGCATGAAAGACAGCACGCCAGAAGCCATTGGTGCAGCGGtggagaaggccaagaaggATGTCCATGATCTTCTGGTGTCGGGCAGGGTGTTCCCCTACGTGCTGCTTCGCCAAATTTTGGATGATGCTGATCCAATCAGCAG gctgactgaggagctgcagcgtcgTCACATGGTGGTGACCGGcatccctccaccactccccaATGCCAATGTTGTAGCGAGACCAtcaaccacacagacagccgAGAGTGCGGCTCCTGAGACTGGCGAGAGTGAGCCGCCTGACAACACTTCTGTCAGCAGTGGCAAGTGCTTTCAATT TGTCTCGACTGTGCAGTGGACGACCAAAAACAGGAAGCTCATGGCACAGAGGGGACTTTATCAGAGGCACTCTCTGGACTATCCCTTGCTGAAGGACTTTGGCCTGTACCTGGAGAGGGAGCTTTGCAATGAAAATTTTAAACAGGAG GTTGAAAACGTTGCCCGGTACCTGTACTACTTCGACTCACAGCAGCCATCCCTGCAATTTGTCAGGAACAGGGAGAAGATCCggcagtacctctgtgagctcTCCAGGGCAAAActcacaaaacagacacagataaatTACCTGAAGAGCTTGAAAAG ATTCTTGATGTACCACACTATCAACACCAACCTGAGGCGAGAGGATCAGACACTCCATGGGGACTGCAAGGACTTTATTGATTACATTGGCTCACTGCAGAAGTCCTTCTCTAAGCAAGTGAGCAAAGAGATCACCCAAAAGAG ACATGGCCGGTTGACTGAAAAAGAGCAGCTGACACCGCGTGACTGCTTGGCTGTGCTGAGGGCTGCCAAGAACGACTTCTTGGCAGTTATAGGGAAGGTCTTCGAGGACAAGGACGCGACCCTGGAGTTGACCGAGTGCAGCTTTGTGGTGTACTATCTCCAGGCAGTGGTGATTTTGAGACACCTCCAGCGCCCGGGCGTGGTGGAGCACATGACT GTACAGGAGTGGgttgtgagaaagaaagacacactgGGCAACGCAGTTATTGGAGTGAAGGAGCAcaagactgcagcacagcaagtGGCCATGTTTGCCCTGTCACAGGAAGAGGAGTTT TGGTTTGACATGTTCTACACAAGGGTGCGGCCACAACTCCTAAACTCCAAGAAGCGCAAGAGCGATGACGCAGAGGTCAAGCAAagatttttcatctcctccacaggGAGGCCCATCTACAACGCCTCCAATGACCTGAACAGACTGCACCGCAA ATACAAGATTGAATCAGTGACCAGCCAGGTGGCACGGCGAGTGTTTGAGACGGCCACCAAGACTCTGACCGACGCCGACAAGTCTTTAGTGGCCGACTACCTGACACACTCCACCGCGACAGCTGAGAAACATTACAGaatgaaggagacagaaaacattgtGAGGGCCAGTCATGTGCTAGGTGCGCTAGCTGATGACTCAAG tgctGACTCTGCAGAAGAGGGTACCAGTAGTGGTGCTCGTCGTGTCTGTAGCGCTGCTCGCACAGTTGGAAATGTGCAGATGGATGTCCAAGCGGCGTACAACAGACTGCTGGAACATCACCCGGTGACTCTGGATGGGGATGTGCCAAGCAAGGCTGAGCGGGAACGAGCATCCCCTGACTGTCAGCGGGCCCTGTACGAGCGTTGGCTGAAGGCGCAGATGAAACTGCGCAAGCAGCATGTTCTTG CATACTTCTGCTGTCGTCTGCCGACGGAAAACCGAGTCAGTGCCTGGATTGCAAAGCAGGGATGGACGAGCAACATCCCCAATGCTGCCAATATCATCAGAGACTGGAAGCCCTCCGGAGCTGAGGACGCGACCATGGACTCCACTCACATCCAGAAGCTGACGAGATCGCAGAAGTGGAGAGGGCTTCTAGTCAACGCCGTTGAAGGGAAGGGCAAGGGTGTCATCACGACCCGGAGATTCCAGACTGGTGAGGTGGTCTGTGACTACCACGGGCGGGTCACCACAGCCAAAGAGGGCAAGAAAATCCACAAGAACACCAGTGAGGAGGAGACTGGATACATGTTCTtttacagagacaaaagagggcaGCCCATGTGCATCGACGCACATTCAGGCGTTTGTGAATGCCACCCTGGACAGCAGACTGTTGGCCGGTTGATCAATCACTCAAGAAAAGCAGCCAACCTAAGGTCAAGGTTGTTCACTATGGTGACAGATGGGGAGGAAACAGATATAATTCTTTTCTTCGCAACCAGGAACATTGACGTGAATGAAGAACTCTTATTTGACTATGGAGCAAGTCAGAAGTCTTTTCGTGGGGAGGGCTCAGGCCTGGCTTGGCCCCCTTAA